The Virgibacillus phasianinus genome includes a window with the following:
- a CDS encoding sigma-54-dependent Fis family transcriptional regulator → MIKALLIAPYQGMAETVKKVNIPDDIELDVKIANLEEGVRVAKLAEKQGYELIVSRGGTASMIQDVVSIPVVHIDITGYDMLRVFTLLRGIKKGVALVGYANISQGAATICNILEFDVKMITITSRNEVRGHLEQLKQQGYAVVIGDVITVQVAEQVGLRGVLITSGKEAVTDAIEEGKRVYHFFRRVNNQFNYFRETFNSMPFPVILLHKNGEIIAKNLMYEQDSHCHEIMESSAVPRIIKRVLESGISKWSEIEGKTNRYEIQAFLVSKAEGIVGINIHAALLKSHTKAVKIIGDPVHIPIIGDSGQAINLRKNIEQIAHSDDPVCILGEPGTGKFSVAQEIHFERFGQDSPMVVIEGSCLAKAAAEYEKIHPKLLSIKLGTVLIKDIDAVPMEIQDAMESLLRSIPNSIKVIVLAKEALDKLVYAGRFNDGLHQKISKYTLHLAPLRDRKEDIGAFVDYFLAEFHAENGNETVGMKQGAVEYLKKFDWLGNLSQLKKVIRKLSVMTTANYIELSHVETLMNEYEETVADISLPLNGTLEEIEQAVIKQVLQEEGNNQSNAAKRLGINRSTLWRKLKE, encoded by the coding sequence ATGATAAAGGCACTTTTAATTGCTCCGTATCAAGGGATGGCTGAAACGGTTAAAAAAGTGAATATACCGGATGATATTGAATTAGATGTAAAGATAGCCAATTTGGAGGAAGGCGTTCGAGTCGCAAAGTTGGCGGAGAAGCAAGGATATGAGTTAATCGTCAGTCGTGGTGGTACTGCTTCGATGATTCAGGATGTTGTATCGATACCCGTAGTACATATAGATATAACAGGGTACGATATGCTGCGTGTTTTTACCCTGCTTCGTGGCATCAAGAAAGGGGTGGCGCTTGTTGGTTATGCAAATATTTCCCAGGGGGCCGCCACAATCTGCAACATATTGGAATTTGATGTGAAGATGATTACGATTACCTCCAGGAATGAAGTGAGGGGTCACTTGGAACAACTGAAACAACAAGGTTACGCTGTGGTAATTGGTGATGTGATTACGGTTCAAGTTGCTGAGCAGGTAGGGTTGCGTGGCGTTTTAATTACATCCGGAAAAGAAGCGGTGACAGATGCTATCGAAGAAGGGAAGCGGGTATACCATTTTTTCCGGAGGGTGAATAATCAATTCAATTATTTTCGGGAGACCTTTAATTCCATGCCCTTCCCGGTTATTTTACTTCATAAAAACGGTGAAATAATAGCGAAGAATTTAATGTACGAGCAGGACAGCCACTGTCACGAAATAATGGAGTCGTCTGCTGTTCCAAGGATAATCAAGAGGGTACTGGAAAGTGGAATCAGTAAGTGGTCTGAAATTGAAGGTAAAACGAATCGTTATGAAATACAAGCCTTTCTGGTAAGTAAAGCAGAGGGTATAGTTGGGATAAACATCCATGCTGCGCTTCTTAAATCACATACCAAAGCTGTTAAAATTATCGGGGATCCGGTGCATATCCCGATTATTGGAGATAGCGGCCAGGCCATTAATTTACGAAAAAATATTGAGCAGATTGCTCATTCCGACGATCCTGTGTGTATTTTGGGTGAGCCGGGTACGGGTAAATTTAGCGTTGCGCAGGAAATCCATTTTGAACGGTTTGGTCAGGACTCACCGATGGTTGTGATCGAGGGAAGCTGCTTAGCCAAAGCGGCGGCGGAATATGAAAAAATACATCCAAAGCTTTTGTCCATTAAGCTGGGAACGGTTTTAATCAAAGATATCGACGCAGTACCAATGGAAATACAAGACGCGATGGAAAGCCTGCTCCGTTCTATTCCTAACAGCATAAAAGTTATCGTTCTCGCTAAAGAAGCACTCGATAAACTCGTATATGCCGGCAGGTTTAATGACGGGTTGCATCAAAAAATTTCGAAGTACACGCTACATCTTGCGCCACTAAGGGATCGGAAGGAAGATATTGGGGCATTTGTTGATTACTTTTTAGCTGAGTTTCATGCCGAAAACGGTAATGAAACAGTGGGTATGAAGCAGGGTGCGGTAGAATATCTGAAGAAATTTGACTGGCTGGGCAACCTTTCGCAGCTTAAAAAAGTGATTCGGAAATTAAGTGTGATGACGACAGCAAATTACATCGAGCTTTCGCATGTGGAAACCTTAATGAATGAATATGAAGAAACAGTGGCCGATATAAGTTTACCACTTAACGGAACGCTAGAAGAAATTGAACAAGCAGTAATTAAACAGGTGTTGCAGGAAGAGGGAAATAATCAATCAAACGCAGCAAAAAGGTTAGGGATAAACCGTTCAACCTTGTGGCGAAAGCTGAAAGAATAA
- a CDS encoding four-carbon acid sugar kinase family protein, with protein sequence MKQLIGIIADDLTGANDSGVQLTEKGINTSVLFDNPEGRRELDSGLVIDTNSRALSKGDAAAVTRKAGQFLQQAGYVNIYKKMDSTLRGHIGAELGALYDVFKPEFMFIAPAFPPLGRTTKDGVHYVNGEEIAKTEIAKDPKHPVIESSILKLLEKEIGQQVGLLTRTDIEADLSSFRDKINTFNENNINYIVCDAETQDDLQQAAQKMSAVSKQIVWAGSAGLAEVLPEVLGIGGLADYRAISSSGRVMTVCGSLSQVTQEQVKYAGKQPAVTAVELDPLQIFADDWKVLRQQYVKEILEGLAKGNDIVLFVPSNQEIRDQVKQAGNNLQLTGNQIGERISSAIGEIVAAVTAVNKELTGLVLTGGDTAKDTARQLDGIGFRLIKQIEAGIPLGTLIGTDREFTVVTKAGAFGKEDSIYHAMQELKGVLTNE encoded by the coding sequence ATGAAACAACTGATAGGAATAATAGCAGACGATTTAACTGGTGCAAATGATAGTGGTGTCCAACTGACCGAAAAGGGGATAAATACTTCAGTTCTTTTTGATAACCCTGAAGGCCGGAGAGAACTGGACAGTGGGCTGGTGATTGATACGAACTCCCGCGCGCTGTCAAAAGGCGACGCAGCCGCTGTTACAAGAAAAGCCGGGCAATTTTTACAGCAAGCTGGTTATGTTAACATTTATAAAAAGATGGATTCAACCTTAAGGGGACATATTGGCGCGGAGCTGGGCGCTCTTTATGACGTGTTTAAACCGGAGTTTATGTTTATCGCGCCGGCTTTCCCACCACTTGGCAGAACGACAAAAGATGGGGTTCATTATGTCAACGGGGAAGAAATCGCCAAAACAGAAATAGCGAAAGACCCTAAACATCCGGTTATAGAATCGTCTATCCTGAAACTGTTGGAAAAAGAAATTGGGCAACAGGTTGGCTTATTGACAAGGACGGATATTGAAGCGGACTTATCCAGCTTCCGGGACAAAATAAATACTTTTAACGAAAATAATATAAACTATATTGTTTGTGATGCTGAGACACAGGATGATTTACAACAGGCAGCACAGAAAATGAGTGCTGTTTCGAAGCAGATTGTTTGGGCCGGTTCTGCCGGCTTGGCTGAAGTGCTTCCAGAGGTGCTTGGAATAGGCGGGCTGGCAGATTATCGAGCTATTTCCAGCTCAGGTCGGGTCATGACAGTTTGCGGCAGTCTATCACAGGTTACACAAGAGCAAGTGAAGTATGCGGGGAAGCAACCAGCAGTAACAGCTGTAGAGCTCGACCCGCTGCAGATTTTTGCGGATGATTGGAAGGTGCTTCGTCAACAATATGTAAAAGAGATTCTTGAAGGTTTAGCAAAAGGAAATGATATCGTTTTGTTTGTTCCTTCTAATCAAGAAATCAGAGATCAAGTCAAGCAAGCCGGAAATAACCTGCAATTAACAGGCAATCAAATTGGTGAACGGATATCAAGTGCGATTGGCGAAATTGTGGCGGCAGTAACAGCGGTAAACAAGGAGCTAACAGGTTTGGTGCTGACAGGTGGCGACACGGCAAAAGATACTGCGCGCCAATTAGACGGAATTGGCTTTCGTTTGATTAAACAGATTGAAGCGGGAATTCCATTGGGCACGTTAATTGGGACAGATAGGGAATTTACGGTAGTGACAAAAGCGGGCGCGTTTGGAAAAGAAGATTCGATTTACCATGCCATGCAGGAATTGAAGGGAGTTCTTACGAATGAGTAA
- a CDS encoding NlpC/P60 family protein produces the protein MENKKHSIGKYIGATAFVTSLAFTPVVAGSVFAHGAAPDNGNTGNEEVVVPTVTVSSGLISAGDRGEAVSDVQSVLNNNGYDLNVDGIFGPITNDAVRDFQQDNDLLVDGIVGPHTKKALNTSDHTNEQGITITEAPEQKTESEVVDTPADSQSDIVSIAESLVGTPYTFGGTTPQEGFDSSGFINYVFEQVGIPLDRTHAEMWENNGTHVDSPSPGDVVFFEDTYKDGISHSGIYIGNNKMIHAGTEETGVEVTSLDADYWQSRYVGAKSFQ, from the coding sequence ATGGAAAATAAAAAGCATTCGATAGGAAAGTACATAGGAGCAACTGCCTTTGTCACATCGCTCGCATTTACACCGGTTGTCGCGGGAAGTGTTTTTGCCCATGGGGCCGCACCGGACAATGGTAATACAGGAAATGAAGAGGTGGTTGTCCCAACTGTTACTGTTAGTTCCGGTCTCATTTCAGCAGGCGATAGAGGAGAAGCTGTCAGTGATGTGCAATCAGTTTTAAATAACAATGGTTACGACCTGAATGTGGATGGAATATTCGGCCCAATTACGAACGATGCAGTGAGAGATTTTCAACAGGATAATGATCTTCTGGTCGACGGGATTGTCGGACCACATACAAAAAAAGCTCTAAATACAAGTGATCATACGAATGAACAGGGAATAACCATTACTGAGGCGCCTGAACAAAAGACAGAATCCGAGGTAGTAGATACCCCGGCTGATTCTCAGTCTGATATTGTTTCGATTGCCGAAAGTTTAGTTGGTACCCCTTATACATTTGGCGGAACAACACCTCAAGAAGGTTTCGACAGCAGTGGTTTCATCAACTATGTGTTCGAGCAAGTCGGCATTCCGCTCGATAGAACCCATGCTGAAATGTGGGAAAATAATGGTACACATGTAGATAGCCCAAGTCCTGGCGACGTTGTATTTTTCGAAGATACATATAAAGATGGTATATCGCACAGTGGTATTTATATCGGAAACAACAAAATGATCCATGCCGGTACAGAAGAAACAGGCGTAGAAGTAACATCCCTTGACGCAGACTACTGGCAAAGCCGTTACGTCGGCGCAAAATCATTTCAATAG
- a CDS encoding class D sortase → MTLIVVGLLICAWNSYAWWQSSQSVHSIDAESTLARQPEKVEKKSLPFHQLSTLKHDYKKGEKVAQLTIPKIDARFDVFWGSDEATLRKGVGMYVSKWTTTPNSVSGHTVLSGHRNTVFRGLRNLVKGDPLTVNYQGEIYTYRITKIWITDPDDRSVIVRKQEPTLTLTTCYPFDYIGNAPKRYIVKAELGTEGQVP, encoded by the coding sequence ATGACCCTAATAGTCGTTGGATTATTGATTTGTGCTTGGAACAGTTATGCGTGGTGGCAAAGTTCTCAATCAGTCCATTCCATTGATGCGGAGTCGACGCTGGCCAGGCAGCCGGAAAAGGTTGAGAAAAAGTCTCTCCCGTTTCATCAGCTTTCAACACTAAAACACGATTACAAAAAAGGTGAAAAGGTTGCTCAACTAACGATACCCAAAATCGATGCTCGTTTTGATGTGTTTTGGGGATCAGATGAGGCGACGCTTCGAAAGGGCGTCGGCATGTATGTCAGCAAATGGACAACAACGCCAAATTCAGTCAGTGGTCATACCGTATTAAGCGGCCATCGCAACACTGTATTTAGGGGACTTAGGAATCTTGTGAAGGGTGACCCATTGACGGTTAACTACCAAGGAGAGATTTATACTTATAGAATCACAAAAATATGGATCACCGATCCGGATGATCGATCGGTGATAGTCAGGAAACAGGAGCCAACACTTACACTAACGACGTGCTATCCATTTGACTATATCGGTAATGCGCCGAAGCGTTATATTGTTAAGGCAGAGCTCGGGACGGAGGGACAGGTCCCTTGA
- a CDS encoding M20/M25/M40 family metallo-hydrolase — translation MKKKSIPVLLSGILIAALPLMSANAQTDKDSTYSVSPETEKAYQEINSSSAVQKGLEFIKSDADNTLSQQIEMTEIPAVPNHEQKKADYFKKELTELGMKDVHIDETGNVIGTRPGSGDGPTLVLSAHLDIAFEEGVDTTVTKKDGILYAPGIADDTRGLAALLSVGRALNEADLQTAGDIMFVATVGEEDDFRGVKALFDEHDNIDGFITVDGGGASEVTHGGTAGYTIKFNYHGPGGHSYGDFQTPSATHALGRAVAEISDWGKKDPKTTFNVGVINGGTAVNAKAEEASMLTEFRTDGPNVDKLKKKLLKTVQDSAKNENQRWGSKDGVTVDSKTVVEIPGGQMPKDAISVQAAASSIKAIGKQPTFGTSGMTDANYAFGAGVPGMNLGYGGTAGQTHSLDEWYDPTDAYLGPQGIFLTALGLVGVQDLTEPLLSSKGDTGSEKSEGTAASTSTGNTKQGGELPETSSDNPTNALIGLGVAMAGGLLFFLRKKLSN, via the coding sequence ATGAAGAAAAAATCAATTCCGGTATTGTTGTCAGGGATCCTAATAGCGGCGTTGCCTTTGATGTCTGCCAATGCGCAAACGGATAAGGACTCTACTTATTCGGTCTCACCGGAAACAGAAAAGGCGTACCAAGAAATTAATTCAAGTTCTGCTGTCCAAAAGGGGTTGGAATTTATTAAGTCTGATGCGGACAATACCCTCTCCCAACAAATCGAAATGACCGAAATACCAGCTGTGCCCAACCATGAGCAGAAGAAGGCGGATTATTTTAAGAAAGAATTAACAGAGCTAGGCATGAAGGATGTTCATATTGATGAAACCGGAAATGTAATTGGTACACGTCCGGGAAGCGGGGATGGCCCGACGTTAGTTCTTTCCGCCCATCTGGATATTGCCTTTGAAGAGGGAGTAGATACAACGGTAACCAAGAAAGATGGGATTCTTTACGCACCGGGAATTGCTGATGATACACGTGGGCTAGCGGCTCTGCTTTCTGTTGGCCGGGCGCTCAACGAAGCGGATCTTCAAACTGCTGGTGACATTATGTTCGTTGCAACAGTTGGGGAAGAGGACGACTTTCGAGGAGTGAAAGCTCTCTTTGATGAACACGACAATATCGATGGATTTATAACGGTAGATGGAGGTGGGGCCAGTGAGGTTACCCATGGCGGAACCGCAGGATATACCATCAAGTTCAACTACCATGGCCCTGGAGGGCACTCGTATGGAGATTTTCAAACGCCCAGTGCGACTCACGCGCTTGGCCGAGCTGTTGCTGAGATAAGCGATTGGGGCAAAAAGGATCCAAAAACAACCTTTAATGTCGGAGTTATTAACGGCGGCACAGCTGTCAACGCTAAAGCGGAAGAAGCCAGTATGCTGACTGAATTTAGAACGGATGGTCCAAATGTGGACAAGCTAAAGAAAAAATTATTGAAAACCGTCCAGGATTCCGCTAAAAATGAAAACCAGCGGTGGGGAAGCAAGGATGGCGTAACCGTCGATTCCAAGACCGTGGTAGAAATCCCTGGTGGTCAGATGCCGAAAGATGCGATAAGTGTTCAGGCTGCGGCGTCTTCCATTAAAGCAATCGGGAAGCAGCCAACGTTCGGTACGTCCGGCATGACCGATGCCAATTATGCTTTTGGCGCGGGTGTCCCGGGGATGAATCTAGGGTATGGAGGTACAGCGGGGCAAACGCACTCATTAGATGAATGGTATGATCCAACCGATGCCTACCTTGGCCCACAAGGAATATTTTTGACAGCCCTTGGTCTGGTTGGGGTGCAGGATTTAACTGAACCGCTATTGTCATCCAAGGGTGATACAGGTAGTGAAAAATCAGAGGGTACCGCTGCGAGTACTTCTACCGGAAACACCAAGCAGGGTGGAGAATTGCCCGAAACATCAAGCGATAATCCAACGAATGCATTAATTGGACTCGGCGTTGCTATGGCAGGAGGCCTATTATTTTTCCTCCGTAAGAAGCTCTCTAACTAA
- the pdxA gene encoding 4-hydroxythreonine-4-phosphate dehydrogenase PdxA — protein MSKKPIIGITMGDASGVGPEIIVKSLQSEHVYEQSHPIVIGDAKMLGRAAELLEANVTIKEVDVNFDFTATKFGEIACYDLDLLPADLPFGQVSPEAGHAAFEYLRTAIELANEARIDAICTAPLNKEALHKGGHIYPGHTEILAELTNTKDFSMMLSSPKLKVIHVTTHVGLLDAINMTNPERVYKVIRLAHETLTNSGIDQPKIGVCGINPHAGENGLFGYGEEEEKIIPAIERATEEGINVEGPLPADTLFFRAQRGDFDIVVAMYHDQGHGPIKVLGLEAGVNITVGLPIIRTSVDHGTAFDIAGKGIVDERSMLEALRQAIELAPER, from the coding sequence ATGAGTAAAAAACCAATAATAGGTATTACGATGGGAGATGCCTCCGGCGTAGGGCCAGAAATCATTGTGAAAAGTCTGCAAAGCGAACATGTATATGAGCAGTCGCACCCAATTGTAATTGGTGATGCTAAGATGTTAGGGCGTGCTGCAGAGCTTTTAGAGGCGAATGTAACTATTAAGGAGGTAGATGTAAATTTCGATTTCACAGCAACAAAATTTGGAGAAATTGCTTGTTACGATCTAGACTTACTTCCAGCGGATCTACCGTTCGGACAGGTTTCTCCTGAAGCCGGCCATGCTGCATTTGAATACTTAAGGACGGCTATTGAACTCGCAAATGAGGCTCGGATTGATGCGATTTGTACGGCGCCGTTAAATAAAGAAGCGCTGCATAAGGGTGGGCATATCTATCCAGGTCATACAGAAATTTTGGCTGAATTAACCAATACAAAAGATTTTTCGATGATGCTGTCATCACCTAAATTAAAAGTAATTCACGTCACAACACATGTCGGCTTACTTGATGCGATCAATATGACTAATCCAGAGCGCGTCTATAAAGTCATCCGTTTAGCGCATGAAACACTTACCAACTCCGGAATCGATCAGCCTAAAATAGGTGTCTGCGGAATTAACCCTCATGCCGGTGAAAATGGCTTATTTGGTTACGGTGAAGAAGAAGAAAAAATAATCCCGGCGATTGAACGGGCTACTGAAGAAGGAATAAATGTGGAAGGCCCATTGCCGGCAGATACATTATTCTTCCGCGCGCAACGTGGCGACTTCGATATCGTTGTAGCCATGTATCATGACCAGGGCCACGGACCAATTAAGGTGTTGGGACTGGAAGCAGGCGTCAACATAACTGTCGGATTGCCAATTATTCGAACAAGCGTTGACCACGGCACAGCATTTGACATCGCTGGCAAAGGCATCGTTGATGAAAGAAGCATGCTGGAAGCGTTAAGACAAGCGATTGAATTGGCGCCGGAGCGGTAG
- a CDS encoding beta-N-acetylglucosaminidase domain-containing protein, with protein sequence MLAKCRNFLLLCLAVMLLLPVALQDNHVYAKEKEKGDLLNINPAPQKITKLGKGFPLTPVVGLVIGENADEPAVREVVEALNTANVKRIVRKHAGESVPNTPVTIWIGNFSKNSSAAKVMDELGVNGFQGLKDESYVLAANNKHIVLAGSDKAGTFYAAQTFDQLIQEKPGRDWVPSVAILDWPEMPMRGSIEGFYGPPWSHEDRLSQLEFYSENKMNAYIYAPKDDPYHREKWREPYPEDELNKLKELVDKANENHVDFTFSLSPGNTICYSGDEDFSLLMDKMQTVWDLGVRSYAIFLDDISYELHCEQDKAKFGDDPDPSAAAQAYLLNRFNKEFIQTHEGAERLITVPTGYAGNDSTIYRERFADLVDEDTIVMWTGPEVVSERITSEGAEKVSDIFQHDLLIWDNYPVNDYDRNRLFLGPLVKRDADLTDHGVMGLTANPMNEAEASKISLYTIADFTWNSDAYNPRESWERSIASFGGDAADALKTFAENSYSSPINNKESLTLTPLINDFWEAYEEDNAEQAANQLIAEFEEMQQVPEKLQQKMENKKFLTEAEPYLKKLALYGEAGAAAVNYLMAQQADDANKASQYKEKLKVLFDQSEQIPQKMGEGVIRKFLTDTLWGPNLALNQPVEVNNYWNNLPSVNGEKAVDGELKTRWASGGGVTSAWLVVNFPEGVTFNQTLLRECKDFGDRIQNYEIQYWDGSNWVTVHSGGVPARIQVDQFEPVTTTKVRLNITDATYEPTIWEFEVYNTEAAR encoded by the coding sequence TTGTTAGCAAAATGTCGGAATTTCCTGCTTCTTTGCCTGGCAGTCATGTTATTGTTACCAGTGGCACTTCAGGACAATCATGTCTATGCAAAGGAAAAAGAAAAAGGGGACCTTTTGAACATTAATCCTGCACCGCAGAAGATTACAAAACTTGGAAAAGGATTCCCGTTAACCCCCGTTGTCGGACTGGTTATTGGAGAAAATGCGGATGAGCCTGCCGTGCGTGAAGTTGTAGAAGCGCTAAATACTGCCAATGTCAAACGCATTGTCCGCAAGCATGCCGGGGAATCAGTACCGAATACCCCAGTGACGATTTGGATCGGTAACTTTTCAAAAAATTCCTCTGCTGCCAAGGTTATGGACGAACTAGGTGTCAATGGGTTTCAGGGACTGAAGGACGAAAGCTATGTTCTGGCCGCAAATAATAAGCACATTGTCTTGGCCGGGTCAGATAAGGCCGGAACGTTTTATGCCGCCCAAACGTTTGACCAGCTCATTCAGGAAAAGCCCGGGCGTGATTGGGTTCCATCCGTAGCCATCCTTGATTGGCCGGAAATGCCGATGCGCGGATCAATTGAAGGATTCTATGGCCCGCCATGGTCCCATGAAGACCGGCTGAGCCAGCTTGAGTTTTACAGTGAAAATAAAATGAATGCCTATATTTATGCGCCGAAAGATGATCCATATCATCGTGAAAAGTGGCGCGAACCTTATCCGGAAGATGAGTTAAACAAGTTAAAAGAGCTAGTAGATAAAGCAAATGAAAATCATGTTGATTTCACTTTCTCGCTGTCTCCAGGAAACACGATTTGCTATTCCGGGGACGAAGATTTTTCCTTACTAATGGATAAGATGCAGACCGTGTGGGATCTGGGTGTGCGCTCTTACGCAATCTTCCTGGATGACATCAGCTATGAACTTCACTGTGAGCAGGATAAGGCCAAATTCGGCGATGATCCGGATCCGTCGGCTGCAGCACAGGCTTACTTGTTAAATCGTTTTAACAAAGAATTTATTCAAACACATGAAGGGGCTGAGCGGTTAATTACGGTTCCTACCGGTTATGCCGGCAATGATTCGACAATATACCGGGAGCGTTTCGCCGATCTAGTCGATGAGGACACCATTGTCATGTGGACAGGCCCTGAAGTAGTTTCCGAACGTATCACCTCTGAAGGCGCCGAAAAGGTCTCGGACATTTTTCAGCATGATTTATTAATTTGGGACAACTACCCGGTCAATGACTATGATCGCAACCGGTTGTTTCTCGGTCCATTGGTGAAAAGAGATGCTGATTTAACGGATCACGGTGTTATGGGATTGACGGCCAATCCGATGAATGAAGCAGAGGCCTCCAAAATTTCATTGTATACGATTGCTGATTTCACGTGGAATTCAGATGCTTACAATCCAAGAGAGTCATGGGAGAGAAGCATTGCATCGTTCGGGGGCGACGCAGCGGATGCATTGAAAACGTTCGCTGAAAACTCGTATTCGTCACCGATAAATAATAAAGAATCGCTGACATTAACCCCTTTGATTAATGATTTTTGGGAAGCTTACGAAGAGGATAACGCGGAACAAGCTGCAAACCAGTTAATTGCCGAATTCGAAGAGATGCAACAGGTTCCGGAAAAGCTTCAGCAAAAGATGGAAAACAAAAAGTTCTTAACGGAAGCCGAGCCATACCTCAAGAAACTTGCATTATATGGTGAGGCAGGTGCAGCGGCCGTTAACTATTTAATGGCACAGCAAGCAGATGATGCAAACAAAGCAAGTCAGTACAAAGAAAAGCTAAAGGTCTTATTTGATCAATCTGAGCAAATTCCGCAAAAGATGGGAGAAGGCGTCATCCGAAAATTTTTGACGGACACTTTATGGGGACCAAACCTTGCCCTTAATCAGCCGGTGGAAGTGAATAACTATTGGAACAATCTTCCTAGTGTCAACGGTGAAAAAGCCGTGGATGGGGAATTGAAAACTAGGTGGGCTTCCGGTGGCGGTGTGACCTCCGCGTGGCTTGTGGTCAATTTCCCAGAAGGTGTTACCTTTAACCAAACTTTATTAAGGGAATGCAAGGATTTTGGAGATCGGATCCAAAACTATGAAATTCAATATTGGGATGGCTCGAATTGGGTGACGGTCCATTCAGGCGGAGTGCCTGCGAGAATTCAAGTGGATCAGTTTGAGCCGGTGACAACAACCAAAGTACGATTAAACATTACCGACGCAACCTATGAGCCTACTATTTGGGAATTTGAAGTTTATAATACAGAAGCTGCACGATAA
- a CDS encoding 2-keto-3-deoxygluconate permease, translating to MRIKATLERIPGGMMVVPLLLAATLNTVAPELLRIGNFTQALFVDGASTLIALFLLCTGAQINVRNVGVSLGKGATLLTTKWLVGAAVGLIAYIFAGNDGLWLGLAPIAIIAAMTNSNGGLYVALVGQYGDKTDRAAYSLLALNDGPFFTMVALSIFGAMGFVNGLFSFVSFIAVLLPIIVGMVLGNLDEEMRAFFEKGSSMLIPFFAFALGMGIDFGAIIDGGLSGIILGLATVFITGTAGYFIFKAFKWNPIAGASEGSTAGNAVATPAAIAAASASFATHVDLATVQVAASTVTTAILLPLYIGFLVKRLDKKGVKVPDDYMVE from the coding sequence ATGAGAATCAAAGCGACGTTAGAACGAATTCCTGGTGGTATGATGGTAGTGCCATTGTTGCTAGCTGCAACACTAAACACTGTCGCACCGGAATTACTAAGGATAGGTAACTTCACACAAGCATTATTCGTAGATGGGGCAAGTACGCTTATCGCACTATTTCTATTATGTACAGGGGCACAGATTAATGTACGAAATGTTGGTGTAAGTCTTGGTAAAGGGGCAACATTGCTGACAACGAAATGGTTAGTAGGTGCGGCTGTTGGTTTAATTGCTTATATTTTCGCTGGAAATGATGGCCTTTGGTTGGGTCTGGCGCCAATTGCAATAATTGCTGCCATGACTAATAGTAATGGAGGCTTGTATGTGGCGCTAGTTGGCCAATACGGAGATAAAACGGACCGTGCGGCATATTCGCTGCTTGCATTAAATGATGGTCCTTTCTTTACAATGGTTGCGCTGTCAATTTTCGGTGCAATGGGCTTTGTAAATGGATTGTTTTCTTTCGTGTCATTTATTGCCGTGTTACTGCCGATTATTGTTGGTATGGTTCTAGGTAACTTAGATGAAGAAATGAGAGCGTTTTTTGAAAAAGGCAGTTCGATGTTAATTCCATTCTTTGCGTTTGCCTTAGGTATGGGTATTGACTTCGGTGCAATTATCGATGGTGGACTATCCGGAATCATTCTTGGCTTAGCAACCGTATTTATAACAGGTACAGCTGGCTATTTCATCTTTAAAGCATTTAAATGGAACCCGATTGCAGGTGCTTCAGAAGGATCTACAGCGGGAAATGCCGTAGCAACACCGGCCGCAATCGCAGCTGCAAGTGCCAGTTTTGCAACACATGTTGATTTGGCAACAGTGCAGGTTGCAGCATCCACTGTTACAACAGCGATTCTGCTTCCGCTATATATTGGATTTCTGGTAAAACGTTTGGACAAAAAAGGTGTTAAAGTACCAGACGACTATATGGTCGAGTAA